Proteins encoded in a region of the Stieleria neptunia genome:
- a CDS encoding alpha-amylase/4-alpha-glucanotransferase domain-containing protein, whose amino-acid sequence MSAHVHLCLVLHNHQPIGNFDGVFEQAYQDSYRPFLDVFEPYDKLQISLHTSGPLMMWLAERHPEYLDRLRLLVEAGRIEIVGGPQYEPILTMLPSRDRIGQIEAYGRWLERHLGSTPAGMWTPERVWESTLTRDVADAGIRYTVLDDYHFRAAGVDENQLTGYFITEDDGRLLRIFPGSEHLRYTIPFQPVQATIDYCRSVAERAPGAVLTFGDDGEKFGTWPDTKVHVYERGWLKSLFNALTENASWLHSVALGEAINRTAPVGKIYLPDCSYREMTEWSLPTESQIMLDDVTHTLDAHERWDDLKTFVRGGYWRNFKSKYEETNEMYARMMHVSRRLADAESAGIDAGQLAVIRDHLYRGQCNCPYWHGAFGGIYLPHLRNAVYQHLITADNLLSKLTGELSGAVQATADDYDFDGLQEVRLSNDKLCVWVAPGRGGRIYELDVREISHNLLATLQRRSESYHQKVLAGPNVDGENVASIHDRVVFKQADLDQRLQYDRYPRKSLMDHFYDVDTDLESVARGEAMERGDFVELPFEAKLRRGSDRVQVQMRREGNAWGIPIVLTKAVTMVSGSDALEITYLLENLPQDRDLHFAIEMNFAGLPSGADDRYFSDQDGQQLGQLGEKLDLEHASQLSLSDRWLGIDVSMKLDRPSGIWAFPVETVSQSEAGFELVHQSVCVQPHWLVRGDAEGRWHAKIELAASCESHAETVNEEQVIQL is encoded by the coding sequence ATGTCTGCTCACGTTCATCTTTGCTTGGTTTTGCACAATCATCAGCCGATCGGAAACTTTGACGGCGTGTTTGAGCAGGCATACCAAGATAGCTATCGACCGTTTTTGGATGTCTTTGAGCCCTACGACAAGTTGCAGATTTCGCTGCACACGTCGGGACCGCTGATGATGTGGCTGGCCGAGCGACATCCGGAGTATCTCGATCGGTTGCGGCTGTTGGTCGAAGCGGGACGGATCGAGATCGTCGGTGGTCCGCAATACGAGCCGATTTTGACGATGCTGCCTTCGCGGGATCGGATCGGCCAAATCGAAGCGTACGGACGATGGCTGGAACGGCATTTGGGCAGCACGCCGGCCGGGATGTGGACGCCGGAGCGGGTTTGGGAATCGACGCTGACGCGTGACGTCGCCGATGCCGGTATCCGCTACACCGTGCTGGATGATTATCACTTCCGCGCCGCGGGCGTTGATGAGAATCAATTGACCGGTTACTTCATCACCGAAGACGACGGGCGACTGCTACGCATTTTTCCCGGTTCGGAACATCTGCGTTACACGATCCCGTTTCAGCCGGTCCAGGCAACGATCGATTATTGTCGCAGCGTGGCCGAGCGAGCCCCCGGCGCGGTGCTGACGTTTGGCGATGACGGCGAGAAATTTGGCACCTGGCCCGACACCAAAGTGCACGTCTACGAGAGGGGCTGGTTGAAATCGCTGTTCAACGCCCTAACAGAAAACGCCTCGTGGTTGCACAGCGTCGCGCTGGGCGAAGCGATCAACCGCACCGCACCGGTGGGGAAAATCTATCTGCCCGATTGCAGCTATCGCGAGATGACCGAGTGGTCGTTGCCGACCGAGTCACAGATCATGCTCGATGACGTGACCCACACACTGGATGCCCACGAACGTTGGGATGATCTCAAAACGTTTGTCCGCGGCGGGTATTGGCGGAACTTCAAATCGAAGTACGAAGAAACCAACGAGATGTACGCGCGGATGATGCACGTCAGTCGCCGTCTGGCCGATGCCGAATCGGCCGGCATCGATGCCGGGCAATTGGCGGTGATTCGCGATCATCTCTACCGCGGCCAGTGCAATTGCCCTTACTGGCACGGAGCGTTTGGTGGGATCTATCTGCCGCACCTCCGCAACGCCGTCTATCAACACCTGATCACGGCCGACAATCTGCTCAGCAAACTGACCGGCGAGCTATCCGGTGCCGTCCAGGCGACCGCCGACGATTACGACTTTGATGGGCTGCAGGAAGTCCGCTTGAGCAACGACAAGCTGTGTGTCTGGGTCGCGCCGGGGCGCGGCGGTCGAATCTATGAATTGGATGTGCGTGAGATCAGCCACAATCTGCTCGCAACGCTGCAGCGCCGTTCGGAAAGCTATCACCAGAAAGTGCTTGCCGGTCCGAACGTCGATGGCGAAAACGTCGCCAGTATCCACGACCGCGTGGTGTTCAAACAAGCCGATCTGGACCAGCGGTTGCAATACGATCGCTACCCGCGAAAGAGTTTGATGGACCACTTCTATGACGTCGACACGGATCTGGAATCGGTCGCCCGCGGCGAAGCGATGGAACGCGGCGATTTCGTTGAACTTCCGTTTGAGGCGAAACTGCGTCGGGGTTCCGACCGCGTCCAAGTCCAGATGCGCCGCGAAGGCAACGCCTGGGGGATCCCGATCGTGCTGACCAAAGCCGTCACGATGGTCAGCGGAAGCGATGCGTTGGAGATCACCTACCTGCTGGAAAACCTGCCGCAAGATCGGGATCTGCATTTCGCGATCGAGATGAATTTTGCCGGGCTGCCTTCCGGTGCCGACGATCGCTACTTCAGCGACCAAGACGGCCAGCAGCTCGGGCAACTCGGCGAGAAGCTGGATTTGGAACACGCCTCACAGTTATCGCTTTCGGATCGCTGGCTGGGGATCGACGTGTCGATGAAGCTGGATCGCCCCAGCGGCATCTGGGCCTTCCCCGTCGAAACGGTCAGCCAGAGTGAAGCGGGGTTTGAACTGGTGCATCAAAGCGTCTGCGTGCAGCCGCACTGGTTGGTCCGTGGTGACGCCGAAGGCCGCTGGCACGCCAAGATCGAACTGGCCGCAAGCTGCGAATCCCACGCCGAAACGGTCAACGAAGAGCAGGTGATTCAGCTGTAG
- a CDS encoding radical SAM protein yields the protein MYLRLASRFLFETDKRLLAKAAWTLGVKGLWSVHKHKRRLKRGEFFPPFLYLSVINSCNLRCQGCWVDVAAKQQRIELDAANETIRQAKAMGNSFFGILGGEPFMHKDLLKIFEQNRDVYFQVFTNGHFITDEVAAELKRLGNVTPLISVEGSEIISDERRGRAGVLNQTMEGLKTALKHNLLVGVCTSVCKSNIDDLVNDAWVDRLIEMGVMYCWFHIYRPVGPESNAQLALNSDQQRRVRQFVVDTRATKPIIVIDAYHDDAGNALCPAATGFTHHVGPWGDLEPCPVIQLATESIHDDRPLAETFNQSQFLKEFRSLTAEHTRGCVIMERPDLLVELAEKHGARDTTARGAVIEELKNVTPRRSQFQPGDEIPERSFVYRWAKKYAFNDFGTYARHFDAAKYRDPDKDAPDNEPSKSELPVLQ from the coding sequence ATGTATCTTCGTTTGGCTTCGCGATTCCTTTTCGAAACCGACAAGCGATTGCTTGCCAAAGCGGCGTGGACGCTTGGAGTGAAGGGACTTTGGAGTGTGCACAAGCACAAGCGGCGGCTGAAACGCGGCGAGTTCTTTCCGCCGTTTCTGTATCTGTCGGTGATCAACAGCTGCAATCTGCGCTGTCAGGGTTGTTGGGTCGACGTGGCCGCCAAACAACAGCGGATCGAACTGGATGCGGCGAACGAGACGATTCGGCAAGCCAAGGCGATGGGCAACAGTTTCTTCGGCATCTTGGGGGGTGAGCCCTTCATGCACAAGGATCTGCTAAAAATCTTTGAACAGAATCGCGACGTCTATTTTCAAGTGTTCACCAACGGTCACTTCATTACCGACGAGGTGGCGGCGGAATTAAAACGGCTGGGCAACGTCACACCGCTGATCAGCGTCGAAGGATCGGAGATCATCAGCGACGAGCGACGGGGTCGTGCCGGCGTCTTGAATCAAACGATGGAAGGGCTGAAGACTGCACTGAAGCACAACCTGTTGGTCGGCGTGTGCACGAGCGTTTGCAAGTCCAACATCGATGACCTTGTCAACGACGCCTGGGTCGATCGCTTGATCGAGATGGGGGTGATGTATTGCTGGTTCCACATCTATCGACCGGTCGGTCCGGAATCCAATGCCCAGCTGGCGCTCAACAGTGACCAGCAACGGCGCGTGCGACAGTTCGTCGTGGACACCCGCGCGACCAAGCCGATCATCGTCATCGACGCCTATCACGATGACGCCGGAAACGCTCTGTGTCCGGCCGCGACCGGGTTCACCCACCACGTCGGCCCCTGGGGCGACCTCGAACCCTGTCCGGTGATCCAGCTGGCCACCGAATCGATCCACGATGATCGTCCGTTGGCCGAAACGTTCAATCAGTCACAGTTCTTGAAGGAGTTCCGATCGCTGACGGCCGAGCACACACGCGGCTGCGTGATCATGGAACGCCCCGACCTACTGGTCGAGTTGGCCGAAAAGCATGGTGCCCGCGACACGACCGCTCGGGGCGCGGTGATCGAGGAACTGAAAAACGTCACGCCGCGGCGGAGCCAGTTCCAACCCGGTGATGAGATTCCCGAACGGAGCTTTGTTTATCGCTGGGCCAAGAAGTACGCCTTCAACGATTTCGGAACCTACGCACGGCACTTCGACGCCGCGAAGTATCGTGACCCGGACAAAGATGCCCCGGATAACGAGCCGTCCAAGAGTGAGTTGCCGGTGCTGCAGTAA
- a CDS encoding amidohydrolase family protein: MNSTGRETIYTAGWIFPICRPPINGGFLRVVEDRIVEIGALRDGDYRSQDVVDLGEVAVLPRMVNAHTHLEFSDCQTPIGRPGIALAEWIGSVIAARGVATAEERQANIRAGIAESVAAGVGLIGDIATTPCTYPSDAGARIVSFAEVLGLSDNRGRERFQSAQAHAETLAANPSIDFGVSPHAPYSTPPELIRRCVDLAKPSGAALAMHVAESPDERPLLRRGSGPFADALRGAGLWPEGLFPWPGAQPLMDLIGWIAEAPRALLIHGNDLQDDEIERISRHPQLTVVYCPRTHHFFSHPRHGVQKLLDAGIRVAIGTDSRASNPDLSVWKEVQFLLDHRPDLDPQAVLEMATLAGSDALLGAGSQFGRIQPGRIRHQPLVLVPTTAKRLNQVWRDFAAGDLSCTDLPGRA; this comes from the coding sequence GTGAATTCGACAGGCCGTGAAACAATCTATACCGCGGGTTGGATTTTCCCCATCTGCCGACCGCCGATCAATGGTGGATTTTTGCGTGTGGTCGAGGACCGAATCGTGGAGATCGGGGCGCTGCGCGATGGCGACTACCGAAGCCAAGATGTCGTGGATCTGGGCGAGGTGGCGGTGCTTCCCCGAATGGTCAATGCGCACACGCACTTAGAGTTTTCGGATTGCCAGACTCCGATCGGCCGCCCCGGAATCGCATTGGCCGAGTGGATCGGCAGCGTCATCGCTGCCCGCGGAGTGGCAACGGCTGAGGAGCGTCAGGCCAACATCCGCGCGGGGATCGCCGAATCGGTCGCCGCCGGCGTGGGATTGATCGGGGACATCGCGACCACACCCTGCACCTATCCGAGCGACGCGGGCGCCCGCATCGTCTCGTTTGCCGAAGTGCTGGGTTTGAGTGACAACCGAGGTCGCGAGCGATTTCAATCCGCCCAGGCACACGCAGAGACATTGGCGGCAAACCCGTCGATTGACTTCGGCGTCAGCCCCCACGCGCCCTATTCGACGCCGCCTGAATTGATTCGCCGCTGCGTCGATTTGGCCAAGCCGTCCGGTGCCGCATTGGCGATGCATGTTGCCGAGTCGCCCGACGAGCGCCCGCTACTGCGACGGGGCAGCGGGCCGTTTGCCGACGCCCTCCGCGGGGCCGGCCTGTGGCCCGAGGGGCTGTTTCCCTGGCCCGGCGCGCAGCCGCTGATGGATCTGATCGGCTGGATCGCCGAAGCGCCCAGAGCGTTATTGATCCACGGCAATGATCTTCAAGACGATGAAATCGAGCGAATCTCTCGGCACCCCCAACTGACCGTTGTCTACTGCCCGCGAACGCACCACTTTTTCTCTCACCCCCGTCACGGCGTCCAAAAACTGCTCGACGCGGGGATCCGAGTCGCCATCGGTACGGATTCGCGGGCCAGCAACCCCGACCTAAGCGTCTGGAAAGAAGTGCAATTTCTGCTCGATCATCGGCCGGATCTCGATCCGCAGGCGGTGCTGGAAATGGCGACACTGGCCGGATCGGATGCCTTGCTAGGCGCCGGATCTCAATTTGGGAGAATCCAACCCGGGCGGATCCGTCACCAGCCGCTGGTTTTGGTTCCCACGACCGCCAAACGCCTGAATCAGGTGTGGCGGGATTTCGCAGCCGGGGATTTGTCGTGCACGGACCTGCCCGGGCGGGCATAA
- a CDS encoding DNA-3-methyladenine glycosylase, whose protein sequence is MVQRLSPPTRLLSDRLDAAFYGRPTAVVARELIGKALLHHVDGQWLGGWIVETEAYLDHGDPASHSARGKTASNASMFSDPGTLYVYPIHAKHCLNAVTQPADQGAAVLIRAIEPVWGLDVMRRHRGYDDVRRLTRGPAMLCQALQIDRSDDGRCLVRDERLGVFTDSSQRAPVIRATKRIGISKAQHRNLRFVDVNSEYLSRQVG, encoded by the coding sequence ATGGTCCAACGTCTCTCGCCACCGACCCGGTTGCTTTCCGATCGCCTCGACGCAGCGTTCTACGGCCGGCCGACGGCGGTCGTGGCGCGAGAATTGATCGGCAAAGCACTGCTTCATCACGTCGATGGTCAATGGCTGGGCGGCTGGATCGTCGAGACAGAAGCGTATCTGGACCACGGCGATCCGGCCAGTCACTCGGCGCGAGGAAAAACGGCCAGCAATGCGTCGATGTTTTCCGATCCCGGGACGCTGTACGTTTATCCGATCCATGCGAAACACTGTTTGAACGCGGTCACCCAACCGGCCGACCAGGGGGCCGCGGTCTTGATCCGAGCCATCGAACCGGTTTGGGGCCTCGATGTCATGCGTCGCCACCGCGGCTATGACGACGTCCGCCGATTGACTCGCGGCCCGGCGATGTTGTGCCAGGCGTTGCAAATCGATCGCAGCGACGACGGCCGATGTCTGGTCCGCGACGAACGGTTGGGCGTGTTCACCGATTCGTCTCAGCGCGCCCCGGTCATCCGAGCGACCAAGCGGATCGGGATCAGCAAAGCCCAACACCGCAATCTGCGATTCGTCGATGTGAACTCCGAATACCTGAGCCGCCAAGTGGGATAG
- a CDS encoding PVC-type heme-binding CxxCH protein, whose product MMRFVMMVGLVVFASSLQSAEQDKAKSALEAIESNRGGRHWVEQETAPPKSPADSLSAIRIEPGYEISLFAAEPLVRDPVAICFDRHGDMYVVEYGDYPIGPEDGGDPLSKIVMLEDSDGDGIADRRHVFADKLDFAHSMMAYQGGLLVGAKTKVLYLKDTDGDHVADVRETVFDGFTPAHPQMQIGNPRWGIDNWVYLNYGPGKITSATDPDSAVALPRKDFRFHPQTMEFEADSGMGQFGNTVDRWGHRFYCTNRNPIITTFLAPNVMARNPFHIVSAPYYDVAPSGGQSHVFPLVAMKSNYLSHAGTHTSACGTTAYTGDLGDETFRNSVLVCEPIGHLVTRSIVDTDSLKFTAKRAQPKSDFVASADTWFRPSSLATGPDGALYLADMYRLWVEHPKFLPPEIAAKLDWRAGDDRGRIYRIVPSGSAARPFTAPESDADCVALLADDNGWRQFLGQRLLVEQQATGQAASLRKLLASEAPTTRLHALWTLDGLSAIKPSDVLQMCSDTNVHCRVAAAKLAGGMIDVDAVHDRLISLAGDSSQQVRFQVALSLADDESEQATSALTQLARRDGHDSAFADGLLTSLKQRSGAVLVGLMDDDSFPRSGDAGTLDLVRRLAAVVGARGNWSELRSVFESLGRDGSENWWRAAAIAGIGDGLPRYRGDRGRMTLPNLIAKPPAELGDSIVELKAVFDRSGEIAVDPEQAVADRVAAIELMAYQPFDAAARTFAELLSSGQPVQIQSACLEALQRNGSAGAAQIVLDRWTQLGPSVRGTAIAFLLRRTESTRLTLDAMSEGKMNPSALGIDQRVRLLKHADEALRDQATKLFGGVVSPNRQKVAKDYEGALAMTADAAHGKQVFTRVCASCHRISGEGHETGPDLTDVRNRSKPALLYDILDPNAKVEPRFTSYSILTAEGSVFTGLIESETSEAVILKMAEGKTKTIGRAEIDQMKASDVSLMPEGIEKDISPQQMADLLAYLKDR is encoded by the coding sequence ATGATGCGTTTTGTGATGATGGTTGGCCTGGTCGTGTTTGCGTCGTCGCTTCAATCGGCCGAACAGGACAAGGCGAAATCTGCGCTGGAGGCGATCGAGAGTAATCGGGGCGGTCGGCATTGGGTCGAACAGGAAACCGCGCCGCCGAAATCGCCGGCCGATTCGCTCAGCGCGATCCGAATCGAACCGGGCTATGAAATTTCTCTATTCGCGGCCGAGCCGCTCGTTCGCGATCCCGTTGCGATCTGTTTCGACCGCCACGGGGACATGTACGTCGTTGAATACGGCGACTATCCGATCGGCCCCGAAGACGGCGGCGATCCGCTTTCAAAAATCGTGATGTTGGAAGACAGTGACGGTGACGGTATTGCCGACCGCAGACACGTTTTTGCCGACAAACTGGATTTCGCCCACAGCATGATGGCCTACCAGGGAGGCTTGCTGGTCGGTGCCAAGACGAAGGTGCTGTATCTGAAGGATACCGACGGCGATCACGTCGCGGACGTCCGCGAAACCGTCTTTGACGGATTCACCCCCGCGCATCCGCAAATGCAAATCGGCAACCCACGCTGGGGAATCGATAACTGGGTGTACTTGAATTACGGTCCCGGCAAAATCACTTCGGCAACCGATCCGGATTCGGCCGTGGCGCTGCCGCGCAAGGATTTTCGCTTCCATCCCCAGACGATGGAATTTGAAGCCGACAGCGGGATGGGACAGTTCGGCAACACCGTCGACCGTTGGGGGCATCGGTTTTATTGCACCAACCGCAACCCGATCATCACGACCTTTCTGGCGCCAAACGTCATGGCGCGAAACCCGTTTCACATCGTCAGCGCCCCGTACTACGACGTCGCTCCGTCCGGCGGACAATCACACGTCTTCCCGCTGGTCGCGATGAAGAGCAACTATCTGTCCCACGCGGGAACCCACACGTCGGCCTGCGGCACGACCGCGTACACGGGTGACCTGGGCGACGAAACGTTTCGCAACAGCGTGTTGGTTTGCGAACCGATCGGCCACTTGGTGACACGATCGATCGTCGACACCGACTCGCTGAAATTCACGGCAAAGCGTGCGCAACCGAAAAGCGATTTTGTCGCTTCGGCCGACACCTGGTTCCGGCCGTCCAGCCTGGCCACCGGTCCCGACGGGGCGCTGTACCTGGCAGACATGTATCGCTTGTGGGTGGAACACCCAAAATTTCTGCCGCCGGAAATTGCCGCGAAGCTGGACTGGCGGGCCGGTGACGATCGCGGACGGATTTATCGAATCGTCCCCAGCGGATCGGCCGCGCGGCCATTCACCGCGCCGGAGTCAGACGCCGATTGTGTTGCCTTGCTCGCCGACGACAACGGATGGCGACAGTTCCTCGGTCAACGATTGTTGGTCGAACAACAGGCGACCGGCCAGGCGGCGAGTCTGCGAAAACTGCTTGCGTCTGAGGCGCCGACGACACGTTTGCACGCCCTCTGGACGCTGGACGGATTGTCGGCGATCAAACCATCCGACGTCCTGCAGATGTGTTCCGACACGAACGTGCATTGCCGCGTCGCAGCGGCGAAATTGGCTGGCGGCATGATCGATGTCGACGCCGTTCACGACAGGCTGATCTCGCTCGCCGGCGACTCCAGTCAACAAGTCCGTTTCCAAGTCGCCTTGTCGCTCGCGGACGACGAGTCTGAGCAAGCCACCTCGGCGTTGACTCAACTGGCGCGACGCGACGGACACGACAGCGCCTTTGCCGACGGATTGCTAACGTCGCTCAAGCAGCGATCCGGTGCAGTGCTTGTCGGGCTGATGGATGACGATTCCTTTCCCCGCTCGGGTGACGCCGGCACGTTGGATTTGGTCCGAAGACTCGCCGCAGTCGTCGGCGCCCGCGGTAATTGGTCGGAACTGCGGTCCGTGTTTGAATCACTCGGCAGGGACGGTAGCGAAAACTGGTGGCGTGCCGCGGCGATCGCCGGGATCGGGGACGGGCTGCCGCGTTATCGTGGCGATCGAGGGCGGATGACATTGCCGAATTTGATTGCGAAGCCGCCTGCCGAATTGGGCGATTCAATCGTCGAATTGAAAGCGGTGTTTGATCGCAGCGGAGAAATTGCGGTGGATCCCGAACAGGCTGTTGCGGATCGTGTCGCGGCCATCGAACTGATGGCCTATCAACCCTTTGATGCCGCCGCCAGAACGTTTGCCGAGTTGCTCTCCAGCGGGCAACCGGTGCAAATCCAATCGGCCTGTCTGGAGGCGTTGCAACGAAACGGTTCGGCCGGGGCGGCGCAAATTGTTTTGGATCGATGGACACAACTCGGGCCGTCGGTCCGCGGCACGGCCATCGCGTTTTTACTGCGTCGGACCGAATCCACACGCCTGACGCTTGATGCGATGAGCGAGGGAAAGATGAACCCCTCGGCGCTCGGCATCGATCAACGCGTGCGATTGCTCAAGCACGCCGATGAAGCATTGCGGGATCAAGCGACGAAATTGTTTGGCGGAGTGGTTTCGCCGAACCGCCAGAAAGTGGCCAAGGATTACGAGGGCGCGCTGGCGATGACGGCCGATGCCGCCCACGGCAAACAGGTCTTCACGCGGGTCTGCGCCAGTTGTCACCGAATCAGCGGCGAAGGCCATGAGACGGGTCCCGATTTGACCGACGTCCGCAATCGCTCCAAACCGGCGCTGCTGTACGACATTCTGGATCCCAACGCCAAGGTCGAACCGCGTTTCACGTCGTATTCGATTCTGACGGCCGAGGGCTCGGTGTTCACGGGACTGATCGAATCGGAAACCAGCGAAGCGGTGATCTTGAAGATGGCCGAGGGTAAAACCAAGACGATCGGCAGGGCCGAGATTGACCAAATGAAAGCCAGTGACGTGTCGTTGATGCCCGAAGGCATCGAGAAAGACATTTCGCCCCAACAGATGGCTGACTTGTTGGCGTATTTGAAGGACCGTTAG
- a CDS encoding DUF4132 domain-containing protein, with amino-acid sequence MHITASAFGAGEATAADLRETWRTARMGGEPLQNATDVDEGAVRIRKHAEPREAEYDAALNDFIDETVSTALFHKSDDTDDAIRMAGRIRSYPGIARLMRLLDALGKKRLSRWNRQKRNEVTKAPVLLRQLIRYSMPGYGETWEQFDSIVKQALKEKRLDEQRLLELALAAPQWAQWIGRSMSRTGLLEAVEWLLHQAGEDWIYTPALFVWHNFNRGGSDSFPTMEQIAESPDEAYKPWLKLRSNHSDVDLESDACVDTQWFERASRKISAAHWLELEACLPAIATPQRVTQIRTITEALRGDTDRQTLRKRIETEMNGIDVQALSLIPVAIGDQRESDLAERMRILQEHRRAANRLKASKRDQAISANQQARATLALRAGMDDPERLEWFAMIDIQDRIDAVSPVEIDDTLMKLVVQANGKPIIEVTKSGKSQKSIPAKLGKKPEVQKLKKLQKELQTQSRQVVRSLEQAMVTGATFDAAELQRLLQNGLIGTPLRSLLLMHGQQIGLPRWDDDCLVLVDVDGTQFPMNSDLQFRIAHVSDLAHAGSLKAWRDAFADRVQAIRQVDRELFQPTTAELASQKPSITRFADYPLREDQTHAILLKMNWRSDRYETPYTYAQHHPRSGVTSVAELDFPPGDGDRVCIKEVWFADPQEAALFLKDVDRRVMSETIRQINQIATSAESD; translated from the coding sequence ATGCACATCACAGCGAGCGCGTTTGGTGCCGGCGAAGCGACCGCCGCCGATCTGCGAGAGACCTGGCGAACGGCACGTATGGGCGGAGAACCGTTGCAAAACGCGACCGACGTGGATGAAGGTGCGGTGCGAATTCGAAAGCATGCGGAACCACGGGAAGCGGAATACGATGCCGCCTTGAACGACTTCATCGATGAAACCGTCTCAACTGCCCTGTTTCACAAGTCGGACGATACCGACGACGCGATTCGAATGGCGGGACGCATTCGTTCTTACCCTGGTATCGCGCGTCTGATGCGATTGCTTGACGCCCTGGGGAAAAAGAGACTGTCACGATGGAATCGACAAAAGCGTAACGAGGTGACCAAGGCGCCGGTGCTCCTTCGGCAACTGATCAGGTACTCCATGCCGGGCTACGGAGAGACCTGGGAACAGTTTGATTCGATCGTCAAACAGGCGCTGAAGGAAAAGCGGCTGGATGAACAGAGATTGCTGGAACTCGCCCTCGCTGCGCCGCAATGGGCCCAGTGGATCGGGCGATCGATGTCACGAACCGGGCTTCTCGAGGCGGTCGAATGGTTGCTTCATCAAGCGGGTGAAGATTGGATTTACACGCCCGCGCTCTTCGTCTGGCACAATTTCAATCGGGGCGGCAGCGATTCGTTTCCGACGATGGAACAAATCGCTGAGTCGCCGGACGAAGCGTATAAGCCCTGGCTGAAACTCAGATCCAACCACTCGGATGTCGATTTGGAATCGGACGCCTGCGTCGATACCCAATGGTTCGAGCGAGCATCGCGAAAAATAAGTGCTGCACACTGGCTGGAACTGGAAGCGTGCTTGCCCGCCATCGCGACGCCGCAACGCGTCACACAGATTCGCACGATTACCGAAGCACTACGGGGCGATACGGATCGGCAAACGCTTCGCAAGCGGATTGAGACGGAGATGAATGGGATCGATGTTCAGGCACTCTCCCTGATTCCCGTGGCCATCGGTGATCAGCGTGAAAGCGATCTGGCGGAGCGAATGAGGATCTTGCAGGAACACCGCCGCGCGGCCAATCGACTCAAAGCGAGCAAACGCGACCAGGCGATCAGCGCAAATCAACAGGCGCGAGCGACACTCGCACTGCGAGCCGGGATGGACGACCCCGAACGACTGGAATGGTTCGCCATGATCGATATTCAAGATCGCATCGACGCCGTCTCACCGGTCGAAATCGATGACACCCTCATGAAGTTGGTCGTCCAGGCCAACGGCAAGCCGATCATCGAAGTCACCAAGTCCGGTAAATCGCAGAAATCGATTCCTGCCAAACTTGGGAAGAAGCCGGAAGTGCAGAAGCTAAAAAAACTGCAAAAGGAATTGCAAACTCAAAGCCGACAGGTGGTGCGGTCTCTCGAACAAGCGATGGTGACGGGAGCAACCTTCGACGCCGCTGAACTGCAACGGTTGCTGCAAAACGGACTGATCGGTACGCCACTGCGATCGTTGTTGTTGATGCACGGGCAACAGATCGGATTGCCGCGATGGGACGACGATTGTCTCGTGCTGGTCGACGTGGACGGAACCCAATTTCCAATGAATAGCGATCTTCAGTTCCGAATTGCGCATGTCTCGGATCTTGCCCATGCCGGCAGTCTGAAAGCGTGGCGAGACGCTTTCGCCGATCGGGTCCAAGCGATCCGGCAAGTGGATCGTGAGCTGTTTCAGCCGACGACAGCCGAATTGGCGTCCCAAAAACCATCGATCACGCGTTTCGCCGACTATCCACTTCGCGAAGACCAAACCCACGCGATCTTGCTGAAAATGAATTGGCGCTCCGATCGGTACGAAACCCCGTACACGTACGCCCAACATCATCCGCGTTCCGGCGTCACCAGTGTCGCCGAACTCGATTTCCCGCCCGGTGATGGAGATCGCGTCTGCATCAAGGAGGTTTGGTTTGCCGATCCGCAGGAAGCCGCGCTTTTCTTGAAGGACGTCGATCGTCGCGTGATGAGCGAGACGATTCGCCAAATCAATCAGATCGCAACCTCGGCGGAGAGCGATTGA